CGGCGGCGGCCGACCTGTGATGCGCGCGGCGGTGATGTCCGGGGTGGGAGCCCCGCGCCTTGTCGATATCGCGGTTCCCGAACCGGGGCCCGGTGAGGTGCGGGTGGCGGTGCGTGCCTGCGGGGTATGCGGTTCGGACCTGCACCTCATCGACGGCGATATTCCGGTGCCCGAGATCCCGCTGATCCTCGGCCACGAGGCGTCCGGCGTCATCGACAAGGTGGGACCAGGTGTGTCCGCCCCCGTGGCACCCGGGGACCGTGTGCTGGTCAACCCCATCGTGGTCTGCGGGACATGCCGGGCCTGCCGCGCGGGCCGGACCAACCAGTGCCCCGACAACATCGTGCTCGGGGTGGCGCGCGGGCGCGGCGGCCGACTACGTGGTCGTACCTGCGGGCAACGTCCACCGGATACCGGAATCGATCGACTTCGCCACCGCGGCGATCATGGCCGATGCGGTGGCCGGGCCGTTCCATGCCATCCGGACCGCCGGGGTGCGCGCGGGTGACACGGTGGCGGTGTTCGGACTCGGCGGACTCGGCATCCACGCGGTCATGATCCTCAAGCAGGTGGTGGGTGCAAGGGTGGTCGGCGTCGATACCTATGACGCTGCCCTGCAGCGGGCGGCCGGGTTCGGGGTGGATATCGTCATCGATGCCCGGGCGGGCCTGCCGAGTCAGCAGATTCACGCCGAAACCGGCGGGGTCGACGCCAGTTTCGAGTTCGTCGGCCGCGCCGATACGGTCGAACAGGCGGTCCGCAGCCTACGGCCGGGCGGGCTGTGTTCGGTGATGGGAATCGGAACCGACAAGCTCGGCGGCAGCATGTCGGTCTCGACGTTCGTCGCCAACGAATGGACGCTGCGCGGATCCTACGGTTACGTCCCCGCCGACCTCGATGACCTGATCGAGCTGGTGGGCGGGGGCACGCTGCGCATCGCGGGGACCATCAGTCATCGCATGCCCCTGCACGACTACCAGCAGGGGCTGGCCACCCTGCGCGATCGCAGCCGTAACCCGATCCGGGTGGTGATCGACGTCGACAACCGGCCTACGGATGAATGACCCAGGACGCTAACGAATGTGGGGTTCGAGGAGCGTATCCCACGCGGTGGATAGCTTCTCGTACTCTTCGGCGCAGCTTTCGGCGCGGTCCTCGTTGAGGGCACCGTCGTCGACCAGGTACCGGAAATTGGTCTCGTCGGAGCCGTATACATAGCAGAGGAAGTTCGCCGATCGTTGGGGGTCGAGCGAATGGGTATCCGAGAAGTCCGTGTCGTCGTATTCGGCGACGCGGCTGCCGGCGAGAGCGTAGGACTCCGCTGCGGTCAGCAGAAAATCTTTCGAATCGTCATCGCTGGTGAGTATGTACGCGGCCATCTGGTCGGCGACATCCTCCTCCCGGCCCGTGATGGGCAGCTCGAGCTCGCCGATGAGAGCGTGCCCTAGTTCGTGGTATAGAACCGCGACGACGCTGCGATACACGGAGATGTCGAGATCGTCTCCGGTAACGCCTGCCGCCGAGAAGCTTTCACGCTCCTCGCGCACCAACTCGTAGCAGAGTTCGATGCTGTGGGCCTCCTCGTTGTAGAAGGCGTTCGATTCTCCGCAGTCAAGGCCCATCACCTTCACCTCGCGTGGAATCCGCACGTAATCGTTCATGTTGTCGGCGAAAT
The sequence above is drawn from the Mycolicibacterium neoaurum VKM Ac-1815D genome and encodes:
- a CDS encoding DUF4344 domain-containing metallopeptidase; protein product: MSVDVPVIPTSLWASLFRSDVAPQRRLRRRRPPGGRLLALGVLSACVVVACGDGQASEIAHLPESAKPVDPEGLFVVTYEPASPETAVDEQFLRDRSVLEDFADNMNDYVRIPREVKVMGLDCGESNAFYNEEAHSIELCYELVREERESFSAAGVTGDDLDISVYRSVVAVLYHELGHALIGELELPITGREEDVADQMAAYILTSDDDSKDFLLTAAESYALAGSRVAEYDDTDFSDTHSLDPQRSANFLCYVYGSDETNFRYLVDDGALNEDRAESCAEEYEKLSTAWDTLLEPHIR
- a CDS encoding zinc-binding dehydrogenase, whose protein sequence is MADAVAGPFHAIRTAGVRAGDTVAVFGLGGLGIHAVMILKQVVGARVVGVDTYDAALQRAAGFGVDIVIDARAGLPSQQIHAETGGVDASFEFVGRADTVEQAVRSLRPGGLCSVMGIGTDKLGGSMSVSTFVANEWTLRGSYGYVPADLDDLIELVGGGTLRIAGTISHRMPLHDYQQGLATLRDRSRNPIRVVIDVDNRPTDE
- a CDS encoding alcohol dehydrogenase catalytic domain-containing protein translates to MRAAVMSGVGAPRLVDIAVPEPGPGEVRVAVRACGVCGSDLHLIDGDIPVPEIPLILGHEASGVIDKVGPGVSAPVAPGDRVLVNPIVVCGTCRACRAGRTNQCPDNIVLGVARGRGGRLRGRTCGQRPPDTGIDRLRHRGDHGRCGGRAVPCHPDRRGARG